In one Brassica oleracea var. oleracea cultivar TO1000 chromosome C9, BOL, whole genome shotgun sequence genomic region, the following are encoded:
- the LOC106317399 gene encoding uncharacterized protein LOC106317399 — MAGDQKGKLTKDERLILEEMTTRMEKMMDSKLESFHHELHSSKNQRQKRTRKEETKMADYEKKISSIDKEIINIIKHLNKQKKLIKHQEPVATVSELNDAEPDSAAPIQEAQNKTSMGKGKFEKEQEFSLFLPHSESNFDNSFDELTCLEPVQPSRIDSVSQVAKEDSAEKEPESTTQEEQQKNLQTESAHESLSYDLQEHCNEFNMVAFVPGMFVKVSTEDIKRFGLDKVKDFCVSKSVFVNMFKSFKELKPEIIFDQKRFQNQNNNISGHILSFDHFLKHGKSFDHFENVL, encoded by the coding sequence ATGGCAGGAGATCAGAAAGGAAAACTTACTAAGGATGAAAGGTTGATACTTGAAGAAATGACTACGAGAATGGAGAAGATGATGGACTCCAAACTTGAATCTTTTCACCATGAGCTACATTCATCCAAGAATCAAAGGCAGAAAAGAACAAGAAAAGAGGAAACCAAGATGGCTGATTATGAGAAAAAAATCAGCAGCATTGACAAGGAGATTATTAACATCATCAAGCACTTAAACAAGCAGAAGAAGCTCATAAAGCATCAAGAACCAGTTGCTACTGTTTCAGAACTCAATGATGCAGAACCAGACTCAGCTGCCCCAATTCAAGAAGCTCAAAACAAAACATCTATGGGAAAAGGAAAGTTTGAGAAAGAACAAGAGTTTTCTCTGTTCTTACCTCACTCTGAATCTAATTTTGATAATTCCTTTGATGAACTAACTTGTCTTGAACCGGTGCAACCGAGTAGAATTGATTCAGTGTCACAGGTTGCAAAAGAAGACTCAGCAGAAAAAGAACCAGAGAGTACAACACAAGAAGAACAACAGAAAAACTTGCAGACAGAATCAGCTCATGAATCTTTGTCTTATGATCTGCAAGAGCATTGTAATGAGTTTAATATGGTTGCTTTTGTGCCTGGAATGTTTGTTAAAGTGAGTACTGAAGACATAAAACGTTTTGGTCTTGATAAAGTAAAAGATTTTTGTGTTTCAAAATCTGTTTTTGTTAACATGTTTAAATCTTTTAAAGAACTTAAACCAGAAATCATCTTTGATCAAAAACGTTTTCAAAATCAAAATAATAACATTTCTGGTCATATTCTGAGTTTTGATCATTTTCTGAAACATGGCAAAAGTTTTGATCATTTTGAAAATGTTTTATAG
- the LOC106314581 gene encoding uncharacterized protein LOC106314581, translated as MQQQMQQMQQTIQANAANQRNAPEEVDQIGQRNLLRNLPATRSAINPPPCTRQDFEIKPPLIGLVQRTIFNGLPAEIPMDHIENFEKMCGFTKENGVPPDYIKCTLFPFSLDGKAARWLDSLPTGSLTTWEQVRYAFLSHFYTKSKTAALRQKIATFKQLVDEPFCDAWERFNVYHRECPHHGFEEDYVLGVFYDGVGWEYRNALISASNGDFMTQSTQGAFALIENMASSSADSNRETDRTQKVNSIDNSKIDELSAKVDQLIKSNQNHVFIMDKGTANTTSEADQATEDNHEVSYVNGQGWQFKNYHPNPNVRNNPHLFKNPTPDGNAENAQGNQVQNSGYQRGYGNQGRTFVLSPAQNTQFHNQKQPTNQQPAQPAQTAPQDEMKSLANMMSQLLQGQQIQ; from the coding sequence ATGCAACAGCAGATGCAGCAGATGCAGCAAACTATCCAAGCGAATGCTGCAAACCAACGGAATGCACCGGAGGAAGTTGATCAGATTGGCCAGAGAAATCTCTTGCGTAATCTACCTGCTACGCGATCCGCCATCAACCCTCCACCGTGCACTAGACAAGACTTTGAGATCAAGCCTCCCTTGATAGGTCTGGTGCAGAGGACGATCTTCAACGGACTTCCTGCAGAAATACCGATGGACCACATTGAGAACTTTGAGAAGATGTGTGGGTTCACTAAGGAGAATGGAGTACCACCAGATTACATCAAGTGTACCCTGTTCCCCTTCTCTCTCGATGGGAAGGCTGCTCGCTGGCTAGATTCCCTACCCACCGGATCGCTCACCACATGGGAACAAGTCAGATATGCTTTCTTGAGCCACTTCTACACGAAATCAAAGACGGCAGCTCTGAGACAGAAGATCGCCACCTTCAAACAGCTGGTAGATGAGCCGTTCTGCGACGCATGGGAACGATTTAACGTCTACCACAGGGAGTGCCCACATCACGGTTTTGAAGAAGATTATGTACTCGGAGTGTTCTATGATGGAGTAGGTTGGGAGTACAGGAATGCTTTAATCTCAGCCAGTAATGGAGATTTCATGACCCAATCCACTCAAGGCGCTTTCGCGCTAATTGAGAACATGGCCTCAAGCTCAGCTGACAGCAACCGCGAGACTGACCGCACACAGAAGGTGAACAGCATCGACAATAGCAAAATAGATGAGCTCTCCGCCAAGGTCGATCAGCTGATAAAGAGTAATCAGAACCATGTCTTCATCATGGATAAAGGAACCGCAAACACTACATCAGAGGCAGACCAGGCGACTGAGGACAATCACGAGGTTAGCTATGTGAATGGGCAAGGATGGCAGTTCAAGAACTATCATCCGAACCCTAACGTGAGGAACAATCCCCACCTGTTCAAAAACCCTACACCCGATGGTAATGCAGAAAATGCTCAAGGCAATCAGGTTCAGAACAGTGGATACCAAAGGGGGTATGGAAATCAAGGAAGAACCTTTGTCCTCAGCCCAGCTCAGAATACTCAGTTCCACAACCAGAAACAACCGACTAACCAGCAGCCTGCACAGCCTGCTCAGACTGCTCCACAGGACGAGATGAAGAGTCTTGCCAATATGATGAGCCAGCTGCTCCAAGGACAGCAGATCCAGTGA